The following coding sequences are from one bacterium window:
- a CDS encoding peptide ABC transporter substrate-binding protein, which produces MKPQIVAVVLVSLLVVLPVHRTIAGPAPGTFVMAITDNPDNLNPYLAGLAASSAVYRFAFDSLYTINLKGEWVPALAASYAVSPDGLAWTFKLRPGVRWSDGAPLTSADVKFTWQLATNKDVHVTYATGFDKIVSIDTPDPLTAVYHLKEPYAPFRDQVMGAALVPQHVLGSLSADQINRAPFNQKPVGTGPFYVSEFITDDHVTLTANPQYWGKKAKLQRIVVRIVPDENAQVNLMRAGDLSVLSIPAARLDEVKRMPNITIKRYLAPTYALVQLDEYEFLREAPVRQALDYATPKESVIRNIMKGQAEPAVSDLVPNGPYANKALRPRPYDRARARKVLLEDGFAPGPGGVLYKGGKRLEVPLWTVSGRAYFVQAMQVIAQSWRSIGVYTETHAVSAAALFGQNGPQWNGKDEALIFTWGQGVFPENKINWHSSFIPKDANSPGENDERYSNPEMDRLLEDADRTVDEAKRHAIYDRIQELEFRDVPIIFLFWLVNNNAVAGIVQGYDVTTFNTTLPEEWSTR; this is translated from the coding sequence ATGAAGCCCCAGATCGTTGCCGTCGTGCTGGTATCCCTCCTTGTGGTCTTGCCGGTCCATCGTACGATCGCCGGACCGGCCCCCGGAACGTTCGTCATGGCAATTACGGACAACCCCGATAACCTCAATCCCTACCTGGCCGGTCTGGCGGCGAGCAGCGCAGTCTACCGATTTGCCTTTGACAGCCTGTATACGATCAACCTCAAGGGCGAATGGGTGCCCGCGCTTGCGGCGAGCTATGCGGTGAGCCCGGATGGTCTCGCCTGGACCTTCAAACTGAGACCGGGTGTCCGCTGGTCCGACGGGGCGCCGCTCACCTCCGCCGACGTGAAGTTCACCTGGCAACTGGCCACGAACAAGGACGTTCACGTTACGTATGCGACGGGCTTCGACAAGATCGTATCGATCGACACGCCGGATCCTCTGACCGCCGTCTATCATTTAAAGGAACCGTATGCGCCGTTCCGCGACCAGGTCATGGGGGCGGCGCTCGTCCCTCAGCACGTCCTGGGGTCACTGAGCGCGGACCAGATCAACCGGGCGCCGTTCAACCAGAAGCCGGTCGGCACCGGCCCCTTCTACGTCTCAGAGTTTATCACCGACGATCACGTGACCTTGACGGCCAACCCGCAGTACTGGGGAAAGAAGGCCAAGCTCCAACGAATCGTGGTGCGGATCGTCCCGGACGAGAACGCGCAGGTGAACCTGATGAGGGCGGGGGACCTCAGCGTGCTGAGCATCCCGGCGGCGCGCCTCGACGAAGTCAAGCGCATGCCGAACATTACGATCAAGCGGTATTTGGCGCCGACCTACGCTCTGGTGCAGCTCGACGAGTACGAGTTCCTCCGTGAGGCGCCCGTGCGTCAGGCCCTCGACTATGCGACGCCCAAGGAGTCAGTCATCAGGAACATCATGAAGGGCCAGGCCGAGCCGGCCGTCAGCGACTTGGTGCCGAACGGGCCGTATGCGAACAAAGCCCTCCGGCCGCGGCCGTATGACCGTGCGCGCGCGCGGAAAGTCCTGCTCGAGGACGGCTTTGCCCCCGGGCCGGGGGGGGTCCTCTACAAGGGGGGAAAGCGGCTCGAGGTACCGCTGTGGACGGTCTCCGGACGGGCATACTTCGTACAGGCCATGCAGGTGATCGCGCAGTCGTGGCGGTCGATTGGAGTGTACACGGAGACTCACGCGGTGAGCGCCGCGGCGCTGTTCGGGCAGAACGGTCCCCAGTGGAACGGCAAAGACGAAGCGCTGATCTTTACGTGGGGTCAGGGCGTCTTTCCGGAAAACAAGATCAATTGGCATTCCAGCTTCATTCCCAAGGATGCGAACTCCCCAGGTGAAAACGACGAACGGTACAGCAACCCCGAGATGGACCGGTTACTCGAAGACGCCGACCGCACGGTGGACGAGGCGAAGCGCCACGCGATCTATGACCGGATCCAGGAATTGGAGTTCCGGGACGTGCCGATCATCTTTCTCTTCTGGCTCGTCAACAACAACGCCGTCGCCGGCATCGTGCAGGGCTACGATGTGACGACCTTCAACACGACCCTCCCCGAGGAGTGGAGTACGCGGTAG
- a CDS encoding ABC transporter permease translates to MGSYVAQRGVQAAVLLLLVSLVGYSIMSLAPGGPLAVYLHNPHVTPEKIDLLRHQLGLDQPWYLRYASWLKGLVSGHWGYSYYTGRPVLDMIGERLPATFTLMLSALSLAIALSFPLGALAATHKYSWGDNLLSLGSFFVWAMPTFWFGLMLQMALAVRWHLLPVAGMHEIDNRSVGDLLRHLTMPAMVLGIGSIASWSRYLRSGMLEVLGQDYVRTAYAKGLPAYRVMLRHVLRNSLIPIVTIMGLDLHVLFSGAVITESIFAWPGMGRLFLAALNNRDYPVQMAGLMISAILLIVGNLMADLTYAALDPRIRYE, encoded by the coding sequence ATGGGGTCCTACGTCGCGCAGCGAGGAGTCCAGGCCGCAGTCTTGCTGCTGCTCGTGTCCCTCGTGGGGTACTCGATCATGAGCCTTGCGCCCGGCGGTCCGCTGGCCGTCTACCTGCACAACCCTCACGTCACCCCCGAGAAGATCGATCTGCTGCGGCATCAGTTGGGGTTGGACCAACCCTGGTACCTGCGATACGCGTCGTGGCTGAAGGGCTTGGTGAGTGGTCACTGGGGATACTCGTACTACACCGGGCGCCCAGTTTTAGACATGATTGGTGAGCGGCTTCCGGCGACGTTCACGTTGATGCTGAGCGCGCTCTCCCTCGCGATCGCGCTATCATTTCCGCTTGGCGCGCTCGCGGCGACCCACAAGTACTCGTGGGGCGACAACCTGCTGTCCCTCGGGTCGTTCTTCGTCTGGGCGATGCCGACGTTCTGGTTCGGCCTCATGCTGCAGATGGCGCTCGCGGTCCGGTGGCACCTCCTGCCGGTGGCGGGCATGCACGAGATCGATAACCGGTCGGTCGGGGATCTGCTGCGGCATTTGACGATGCCGGCGATGGTGCTTGGGATCGGGTCCATCGCCAGCTGGAGCCGCTACCTGCGGAGCGGCATGCTCGAAGTGCTGGGGCAAGATTATGTCCGGACCGCGTACGCGAAGGGGCTGCCCGCCTACCGGGTGATGCTCCGCCACGTGCTGCGCAACTCGCTCATCCCGATCGTCACGATCATGGGATTGGATCTCCATGTGTTGTTCAGCGGGGCCGTCATCACAGAGTCGATTTTCGCCTGGCCGGGAATGGGCCGGCTCTTCCTCGCTGCGCTCAACAACCGGGACTACCCGGTCCAGATGGCCGGGCTCATGATCAGCGCCATCCTGCTCATCGTCGGAAATCTGATGGCCGACCTTACCTACGCAGCCTTGGATCCTCGTATCAGGTACGAATAG
- a CDS encoding ABC transporter permease, with protein MGTPITAQAVPLAVPAGKGLWALAWHRFRRHRIALAGLAVLAVIVGSAILAPAVTSFSPTDLDPDHSLAAPSRQHIFGTDDLGRDEFARVVYGGRISLLVGLTAMLVGSAIGVVMGSAAGYMAGWVDTVIMRFVDLMLSFPAIFLLLILINWTGGRAPVVMMIAYLGLFGWTGLARIVRAEYLALRTREFVEEARAIGAGTRRIIFRHILPNAMAPILVQAAFAVAGAILAEAALDFLGFGLPPDIPTWGNLLTQAEDYITSNPVLAIAPGLVITLTVVAVFLIGDALRDALDVRSR; from the coding sequence GTGGGGACTCCCATCACGGCTCAGGCGGTTCCGCTCGCCGTCCCGGCGGGGAAGGGGCTCTGGGCCCTGGCCTGGCACCGCTTCCGCCGCCACCGCATTGCGCTCGCCGGCCTCGCCGTCCTGGCGGTGATCGTCGGGAGCGCCATCCTCGCGCCGGCCGTCACCTCGTTCAGCCCGACGGACCTGGATCCCGATCACAGTCTGGCCGCGCCCAGCCGCCAGCATATCTTCGGAACCGACGATTTGGGGCGGGACGAGTTCGCGCGCGTCGTGTACGGAGGGCGCATCAGCCTGCTGGTTGGGCTAACGGCGATGCTGGTGGGGAGCGCGATTGGGGTCGTGATGGGATCTGCGGCGGGCTATATGGCGGGGTGGGTCGATACGGTGATCATGCGGTTCGTCGATCTCATGCTGAGCTTTCCCGCGATCTTCCTGCTGCTCATCCTCATCAACTGGACGGGAGGGCGGGCGCCGGTTGTGATGATGATCGCCTATCTGGGGCTGTTTGGCTGGACCGGGTTGGCCCGAATCGTCCGAGCGGAATACCTTGCGTTGCGGACCCGCGAGTTCGTGGAGGAGGCGCGCGCGATTGGGGCCGGGACGCGCCGGATCATCTTTCGCCACATCCTCCCCAACGCCATGGCGCCGATTCTGGTGCAGGCGGCGTTCGCTGTGGCGGGAGCGATCCTGGCAGAGGCCGCTCTGGACTTCTTGGGCTTTGGCCTGCCTCCTGACATCCCGACGTGGGGCAACCTCTTAACCCAGGCGGAAGACTACATCACCAGCAACCCGGTGCTCGCCATCGCCCCAGGGCTGGTGATCACCCTCACCGTCGTCGCGGTATTCCTCATTGGCGACGCGCTTCGCGACGCCCTCGACGTCCGTTCGCGCTAG
- a CDS encoding serine protease — protein MTHREREFHGPHSRMRLALIAVAASLCCGTAPTLSSGAAPAAGSVFVLVTMDKTTWVPYEYGSAFFFNTAGDAYTASHVVTTVVRLPYTMLVAIVGGLEYAVHVVCWNPRSGDRARTFTRDVAIVHVGPEVPLFPIGVYHPAVAPLVAVPLHIRSNRLPRPGEAASVVGFRLDHGFAWEHNIAFPRHESQGHVARVLRTLDGTAVVTVAFTAGAVPENGESGGPILDSRGDVLGLAAWERADASTSSEISGLGAPSLGCFTRIPPGEEQLSPRDTPLRLP, from the coding sequence GTGACGCATCGCGAGCGAGAGTTTCATGGGCCCCACAGCCGTATGCGCTTGGCGCTGATCGCCGTCGCGGCGTCTCTATGCTGCGGGACCGCTCCGACGCTCTCCTCAGGCGCGGCGCCGGCCGCGGGGAGTGTGTTCGTGCTCGTGACGATGGACAAGACGACCTGGGTCCCGTATGAGTACGGATCCGCCTTCTTCTTCAATACGGCTGGCGACGCGTACACGGCGTCGCATGTTGTCACCACGGTCGTCCGGCTGCCTTATACCATGCTCGTCGCCATCGTCGGCGGCCTCGAGTACGCGGTGCACGTCGTGTGCTGGAACCCGCGATCGGGCGATCGCGCCCGGACCTTCACGCGCGACGTGGCGATCGTGCACGTCGGCCCCGAAGTCCCGCTGTTCCCCATCGGAGTGTACCATCCTGCCGTCGCGCCGCTCGTCGCGGTGCCGCTTCACATCCGGTCAAATCGGCTGCCGAGGCCCGGCGAGGCCGCGAGCGTGGTGGGGTTCAGGCTCGATCACGGCTTTGCATGGGAGCACAACATCGCCTTTCCGCGCCACGAATCGCAAGGCCACGTGGCCCGCGTGTTACGTACTCTCGACGGAACGGCTGTCGTCACCGTGGCGTTCACGGCCGGTGCGGTTCCGGAGAACGGTGAGTCCGGCGGGCCGATCCTGGATAGCCGTGGGGACGTTCTCGGCCTTGCCGCGTGGGAGAGGGCGGACGCGTCAACCAGCAGCGAGATAAGCGGACTCGGGGCGCCGTCGCTGGGATGTTTTACGCGGATCCCGCCCGGGGAGGAGCAGCTCAGTCCGCGCGACACGCCGCTCCGGCTACCCTGA